Proteins from a single region of Chrysemys picta bellii isolate R12L10 chromosome 9, ASM1138683v2, whole genome shotgun sequence:
- the LOC135973362 gene encoding uncharacterized protein LOC135973362 gives MEPAQITAAILSTMNTPRIVLEYMQSQDMPRRNPDHPRRRLQRGDESDEEIDMDIDLSQGTGPSNVEIMVSLGQVHAVERRFWARETSTDWWDRIVLQVWDDSQWLRNFRMRKGTFMELCDLLSPALKRQDTKMRAALTVEKRVAIALWKLATPDSYRSVGNQFGVGKSTVGAAVIQFARAMKDLVIARVVTLGNVQSIVDGFAEMGFPNCGGAIDGTHIPILAPEHQATDYVNRKGYFSMLLQALVDHKGRFTNINVGWPGKVHDARVFRNSALFRKLEEGTFFPDQKVTVGDVEMPIVILGDPAYPLMPWLMKPYTGSLDRSQDLFNYRLSKCRMVVECAFGRLKACWRSLLTRLDLSEKNIPIVIAACCALHNICESKGETFMAG, from the coding sequence atggagcccgctcagatcaccgcggcaattctgagcactatgaacaccccgcgcattgtcctggagtatatgcagagccaggacatgccaaggcgaaacccggaccacccgaggaggcgattgcagcgcggcgacgagagtgatgaggaaattgacatggacatagacctctcacaaggcacaggccccagcaatgtggaaatcatggtgtcactggggcaggttcatgccgtggaacgccgattctgggcccgggaaacaagcacagactggtgggatcgcatcgtgctgcaggtatgggacgattcccagtggctgcgaaactttcgcatgcgtaagggcactttcatggaactttgtgacttgctttcccctgccctgaaacgccaggataccaagatgagagcagccctcacagttgagaagcgagtggcgatagccctgtggaagcttgcaacgccagacagctaccggtcagtcgggaatcaatttggagtgggcaaatctacagtgggggctgctgtgatccaatttgccagggcaatgaaagacctggtgatagcaagggtagtgactctgggcaacgtgcagtcaatagtggatggttttgctgaaatgggattcccaaactgtggcggggccatagacggaacccatatccctatcttggcaccggagcaccaagccaccgactacgtaaaccgcaaggggtacttttcaatgctgctgcaagccctggtggatcacaagggacgtttcaccaacatcaacgtgggatggccgggaaaggtacatgatgctcgcgtcttcaggaactctgctctgtttcgaaagctggaggaagggactttcttcccggaccagaaagtgaccgttggggatgttgaaatgcctatcgtgatccttggggacccagcctaccccttaatgccatggctcatgaagccgtacacaggcagcctggacaggagtcaggacctgttcaactacaggcttagcaagtgccgaatggtggtggaatgtgcatttggacgtttaaaagcgtgctggcgcagcttactgactcgcttagacctcagcgaaaagaatatccccattgttattgctgcttgctgtgcgctccacaatatctgtgagagtaagggggagacctttatggcggggtag